Genomic DNA from Pseudofrancisella aestuarii:
ATAATGATTTTGAAGTGAAAGATCCAAACCCAAAGTCAGAGGAGTACTGGGAGGAACTAGCAATGAGAAGTAATCCTGCCTATATTGGATCTATGCATAAAAAAGATAGTAAATATTATGATTATCAGTCTGCAACAAGCCCTTTTATGCCAAAAGTTAATTTTGAAATAAAATACTCTCCTGGCTTTAATGCAAGAAGTCCATTAGGTAATCCTGTATTAGATAATTATTTACGTCCTAGTGGAGATGTTAGTGGTTTTTATTTTGGCATATCTTTAGAATGGAATATTCTTTCTGGAGGAACAGATTATGCGGAACTCAAAAAAGCTGCTTATGATTATCAATCTTCTGAATTTGATATGATACAAACTGGAAGGGTCGCTAGAAATGATTCTATGTATGCATATAGATGGTTAGAATATAAAAAAGATGAAATAAATGCTTTAAGGAAATCAGCCGCAGCAGCAAAAATAGCATATGAAAAATATAAAGATAAATATGAGAGTGGAACTACAACTATTACTCAATATTTCATATTGATGAATCAATATTATCAATATTTAATCGATTTAAATAATGCTGAATCAGACTATGTATTAGGATTTTTAAGTCTATATAAAGCAGCAGGAATATTAACTACGCAAGTAGTAGAAGACTTTAATAATTGGATTTTATTTAATCAACCTGTGGAGTTGTAATATGGGAGTAATGAAAAAAATTGAATGCTTTCGTTTTGAAAAAAGTATACATACTTGTCCAATATTCTTAGTGAAAAAAAATAATTATAAAGAATGGTTAGAGAGACAAAACAAGTTTACGAAAAATT
This window encodes:
- a CDS encoding TolC family protein; the protein is MKVLFTFIIVLVCSSKLVYAFNTSVDYTQVIQRSIEQSPQYKYIGYQLSSRQMDPAIKLGYLLPRIDVGGNISEVNLMTSGAKSDYIVNTGKFNSIQGIVSLTQPLYDYGAYKDLQSAQEGAEFAQQDYRTNYQQFLYDVSYAYFNLARAVKNVEYTSFNKKAAEANLKELKNQYEVGVADTVDYETSKSNYHIAVADYVSAQRDEKVARAELHKFTDRDDNIILYNNDFEVKDPNPKSEEYWEELAMRSNPAYIGSMHKKDSKYYDYQSATSPFMPKVNFEIKYSPGFNARSPLGNPVLDNYLRPSGDVSGFYFGISLEWNILSGGTDYAELKKAAYDYQSSEFDMIQTGRVARNDSMYAYRWLEYKKDEINALRKSAAAAKIAYEKYKDKYESGTTTITQYFILMNQYYQYLIDLNNAESDYVLGFLSLYKAAGILTTQVVEDFNNWILFNQPVEL